The Synechococcus sp. BL107 nucleotide sequence ACTCATCATAACTCAAATCAGATGCTGGATTAAAAGTCTTTTGCGTGAATAGTGCTTCATACTCATTGCACAACGCGTCGACAATTTGTTCAACCGTATATAACATAAGGATTCAGCAGAAACAAAGTCCAAGACACTTCAAATTTACAATAAAAGAGAATAAGCAACGCGGCAAACGAGCTACAAGTTAAAACCCCGGAGCATCTTTAGGTTAAGAGAACAATCAAGGGCAAATGATACAGAGTCAATCGCTAAAAAAAAACCTCAGACACACAACGCTACTCTCGAAGGAGTCAAAAAAAGATGCTACCGCGAAAATAATTGACACAAAAATTACCTACAATGATAGATTCGAAGATAAAAAATGTATTCCCGTGAATCAAGGCAATAAGTAAAAACAGTTTGGCCTCCAAACAGTCGGGATTGATTGTCTAACAGGAATGAGCTGGAGAAAATAAAGTCTCAGAAGAACCACCCATAACTATGCAAACCAATACCTAAAAGATTGACACCGATATAGCAAACAGCAATCACAATTAACCCAACAACAGCAACAAGAGCAGGGCGACGCCCCTGCCACCCACGACTAAGGCGCGTGTGCAAATAAGCTGCATAGACCAACCAACAGATCAAGGCCCAGGTTTCTTTTGGATCCCAGCTCCAATAACTACCCCAAGCTTCATTAGCCCAGACAGCACCACTAATGATGCCAACAGTTAACATTAAAAAACCGACAGTTATTGTTCGATAACTCAAACTATCCAATTGCTCATTGGTACTGAGTTCAACCGATTGAAGCTGCAAGAGACCCGATTGAGGAGTGGTAACTGCCTGGCGAAATCCACCACTGCCGATGGAACTGCTTCGTAGTTCCAACGCTTCGCCGCGATCCATCACCAAAACAGCTAACGACAGCAACGAACCCACCAGTAGGGCGGCATAGCTCACCATGATCACACTGACATGCATCACCAACCAACTCGATCGCAAAGCGGGCACCAAAGGAGCTGCCGACTGCAACTGATCAGGCAATGCAAAACTCGCAAACGCGATGCACCCCAAACCCATGGGTGTCGCTGCAGCAGCAACGATGGGTGATGGCCAGGCACGTTCGACAAGCAACTGCGTAAGGGTGCAGGCCCAGGCAAGGAAACAAAGGGATTCATACAGGTTGCTGATCGGGAAGTGACCCGACTGCCACCAGCGAAGAACGAGCTGGGCCGTCAGCAACAGATTCGCGACTGCTACAAGCAAACGAACAACACCTGGCCTGGTGTCGCTGGAGACTGACCAGAACGCTACGGGCAGTGCAATTAACAGAAGAACAAAAGCCGCAAACCCAAGGCCTGTCACTAGTTCAAACGGAGCGTTCAACAAACCAAATCAAGGGGTAGTGATGAGTCTGGCGTGAATCGCTAGCGACTGGCCTGACGCAAAAGCAAACCACCAGCTCCAAGTGAGATGAGAACTGGAAGCCAAGCGGCAAAAAACGGTGGAAGGATTCCGCTCACGCCTAAAGAACTAAAACTAACGCTCAGAGCGTAATAACCAAGAATCAGAAGGATACTGACACCAAACCCCTGGCTTCGACTGGTGCGGGATCCAGGCCGTGCACCAAGACTGCTACCGATAAGGCCAAAGACGATGCACGCCATTGGAAAGGAGAATTTCTCTTGAATGCGAACTCTTAATTTACGTGCAGCTTTAATATTGCCGGCATCAGATTCAATTTTTTCTGCAGAAATCGCCTGAGATAGAGTCATGTCATTGGCATCATCTGGCAATTTTGCAACTTGAAGAGGGCCGGAACTCAACGGATAAAAGTTTTCGTCAAAGGCCAACCGCGTCGTACTTCCGTTGGGATTCAACGTTAGAACTTGTCCATTAAAGAATTCCCACATGGCTTTTGCTTCGTTATACACAGCACGCTCTGCAATCCACATCTGGCGGTAATCGGCGCGGGAGAAGTCGAGAAGGGTGACATCCAACATTTCGCCTTGTTCAAAACGTCTTGCGTAAAACAATTGGCGCAAGCCCCTAGAACTTGTTTCAGTTTTTGGATCATAAATTTTGCCAAAGCTGTTGAAAGTAATATCTTTTCCTTTCTCAGTGGCAAGGGCACGTCCAAGCCCCTTCTGCAACGTTATTTCAGCCTGGGTATTGGCTCTTGGAACAATGACATCATTAAATACAAACGTGAGGCCAGTTAGAAAGATTGATAGAGCTAAGGCGGGTACAACGAGTCGCGTGGTTGAAACACCAAGGCTACGAAGGGCCGTCAGCTCACTGTTCGATGACAACTTGCTGTAAGCAAGCAGCGTTGCGAACAAGGTCGCCATCGGTAGTGAGAGAACTAAAAAACTTGGAATATTCAGCAAGAGTAACTGCAACGCCACCAAGATCGGTAAACCATCAACAAGACGTCTTGCAAGCTCAAACATCACTCCAATGGAGAGCCCTAAAACCGTAAAAGAGGCAATGGCGAAGAGCAGTGGCGCAGCGATCTCTGCCAGTAACCACTGGTCGAGAAGAGGTATTTTATGAATCCAGCGGGTGAAGGTTCTGATCACAGCTGAAAGTCCTCTCCCAAGTAGTAACGACGTACCAAAGGATCGTTCGAGACATGCTCAGCCCGACCTGATGCCAAAATTGCACCATCGTTGAGGATTGTGGCTCGATCCGTAATCGCCAGCGTTTCCCTCACGTTGTGATCGGTGATCAAAATTCCCATACCACGGTTCCGCAACGATTGAATCAAGCTCTGCAGATCGGCCACTGCCAGAGGATCAACACCCGCAAATGGTTCATCTAGAAGAAGATATTGAGGACCATCACGGCCAACCGCTAAAGCCCTTGCGACTTCACAGCGTCGACGCTCTCCACCGGACAGCTGAAAACCGCAGCGATCAATAAAATCATTGAGGTGAAACTCATCGATGAGTTGGTTGCGACGATCACGACGCTCTTTTGATGTTAAATCTGTTTGATCAAGGGCAAGATCAAGATTTTGCCGCACAGTAAGTTGCCGAAAAATACTAGCTTCTTGAGGCAAATAACCGATACCGCACCTCGCACGTTCTGGCATCGACAGTTCGGTGACTTCTTCACCATCCAGCAATACCTGACCGACGTCGGGTCGAAGTAATCCAATCACAAGATTGAATGTAGTTGTTTTACCAGCGCCGTTCGGACCAAGCAGACCAACGACCTCTCCCGGTGACAGGTCGACATTGACGGACTTAACGAGCTGCCGCCCACCTAAAGAGATGGAGACATTTTGAAGCTCCAGACTCATGGAATTACCTGGGTTGAATCATCTGCGTTAGTACCGAAACTCCATTGACTAAAGACTTGCTCATTCTCAGAAGGTGTCGCCAAGGCACGCTCATCAACCAAGGAATACACAATCCTATCGGCTTGAAGTAAGTCGCCATTCTTTTGCACAATATCAACATCTCCACTCAAGACAATGCTCTCTTCTTTGATGAAATATTGGGCCTGACGACCAGTGGCCACAATGCCACGATCAATATGAATAAGACGAACATTTCCTTGAGCAGTCACAACTCCAATCGAGTTATCTGCAGTTTGCTGATCCGATTCAATCGTAATTAAACCAGTTTCAGTTGATTGTTGAGCCCTAACGATTACAGGAAAAAGCGATAACGAAGCCAGAAGACTAAGTGAACAAATATTTTTCAATCGGAGCGGCCCTAAAGCGTTCACGCCACATGCAGCAAGATATTCGAATTTTAACCTTCTTTCAGTCGACAACCCGCAGAACGGGGACAGTGCACAACTCGGGATCCTCCTCGAGTTGAAGAGATCGAAGCCGCTGCTCAACACACGTACAAAGCCCTTTGATGTCAAGACCCAGATCAGGTGTTCCTGGACGTTTTAAACGGCCAAGAGCTTCTCCAAAAAGGATGGTTGCACCGCGACGATTGTCGCGCTGCAAATGGAGTTGAGCCACAGCAACTTGAAGAACACCTTGCAAGCACCGTCGATGGGGATCGGCAGTTTCATGCCATAGCTCTTCAAAAACATCATGAGCGTCGTACCACTCACCGTCGTTGAAGAGTTCAACAGCTTTCTTAAAGCGGGGATCTGCTTGAGGACCCTCAACCATCAACGCTTTGCCATCTTCTTGGCCGGTAGCTTGCGTAAACGAATCGACTCAGGCGTGACTTCAAGCATTTCATCAGGTCCGATGTACTCGAGTGCGCGCTCCAGGGTCATCTGAATTGGAGACTGAAGAGTATCGAGAACATCAGCACCTGCTGAACGAATATTCGTTACTTGCTTTGCCTTACAAATATTGATTTCCATATCTTGCGGACGGGTATTTTCACCAATAATCATTCCTTTGTAGACCTTTGTACCAGGCGTGATAAAGAATTGGCCACGATCTTCGGCATTCTTCAATGCATAGAACGTTGCTGTTCCTTCTTCAAAAGCAATCAAAACACCATTTCTACGTGTATCAAAGTCACCACACATTGGGCGATACTCAAAGAAGGAGTGGCTCATAATTCCCTCACCTCTTGTGGCACGAATAAATTCACCACGGAAACCAATCAATCCCCGTGAAGGAACAACAAACTCCAGCTGGGTTCGGCCATCAGTTCCTGTTTCCATATTTTGCATTTCTGCCTTACGGGTTCCAAGCTTTTCGATACAGGATCCAACCGCAGCCTCAGGCACATCCATGACCAGGGTTTCAACTGGCTCGCAAGGCGTTCCATCAATTGTGCGAAAGATCACCTGAGGTTGGGACACTTGAAACTCAAACCCCTCGCGGCGCATCGTTTCAATCAAAATTCCCAGGTGGAGTTCTCCCCGTCCGCTGACAGCGAAGCTGTCAGGAGAATCCGTATCTTCAACTCTTAGAGCGACGTTCGTTAGTAATTCTCGCTGCAAACGGTCTCGGATCTGGCGACTTGTGACGAACTTTCCTTCTTTTCCAGCAAACGGAGAATCGTTGACAACGAATGTCATCTGGAGGGTAGGTTCGTCTACCTTGATCAGAGGCAAAGCCTTCGGTTCATCTGGGCAGGCAATCGTTTCGCCGATGTTGACATCATCAAAGCCAGCAACCGCAACAAGGTCACCAGCGGAGGCTTCATCAATATCAACCCGTTGAAGGCCTTCAAACCCTAATAATTTGCTAATTCTTCCCTTTTTAAGATTTCCGTCATCCTTAATCAAGGACGCATTTTGCCCTTTCCGAATCACACCATTATGAACTCGACCAATGATGATTCGACCCAAAAAGTCTGAATAATCCAGAGTTGTAATTTGAAGCTGGAGTGGCTTGGTTACATCACCAACTGGGGGCGGGACATGACGGAGAATTGCATCAAAGAGAGGACGCATATTATCGCTCTCTGTTTTCATATCTGGCTTGGCAAAACCACCAAGACCGCTACCAAATAAATAAGGGAAATCACACTGGTCATCATCTGCACCAAGCTCAATAAACAGATCGAGCACCTTGTCGACTGCGGTTTCGGGATCGACCCGGGCTCGATCAATCTTGTTCACAAAGATGATCGGTCTTAACCCCTGCTCCAGTGCTTTCTTCAGAACAAAGCGGGTTTGGGGCATCGGACCCTCGTTGGCGTCAACGATGAGCAGGCACCCATCAACCATGCCGAGCACCCGCTCCACCTCGCCACCAAAATCGGCGTGACCAGGGGTATCAACAATGTTGATCCGAGTCTCGTTGTAGGTAACAGCTGCGTTCTTCGAAAGAATGGTGATGCCGCGCTCACGCTCCAAATCGTTGGAGTCCAAAACACACGTCGGCACAGCTTCGTTGTCGCGGAAAATTCCGGATTGCGCCAGCAATGCGTCGACCAAGGTCGTTTTGCCATGATCAACGTGGGCGATGATCGCGATATTGCGAATCGCCTTTTGCTGGGCGCTCATACGGGATATTCGTCAGGAATTGTGAAGAACGCCACGACGGCGCTGCGAAAGGTTATCTCAACGTGAGACGCGACTGGTCTTTTCCGGCCCCTTCACCAACAGGCTCCCTCGCGTAACGCCAAGTTGATCGTGGATCCGCTCCTGACGCCAAACATCCTTCGATGCGAGTCGACCCGCCAGCGCATCGGCATAAAGACGGACTCGCCTCAACGTCGACTCAGCATCCTCATCCAATAACTCGAGACGAAAGGAGGTCACACCTGCCTTTCTTAGGGCGGGTAAAGCCTCAACCCCTGTCTGAGCAATGCCATTAAAAAGCGTATTGCGGCATCCCAAATCAGCGCGTAGCGGATGTTCAACACCGCTGCGATCCCTCAGTGTCACCGTGTGTTGCTCACAAGGACGTCCGCAATCTGTGTGGTCCTGTCCGTCCGAAAGGAAGGCGCAAAACAAACAGTGCTCCATGTGAAATAAGGGCATGTGTTGATGGAGCGTGACCTCCAGCGCGGTTCCATCGACATGGGATGTCAAATCAAGCAGTTGCTGCAAATTCAGGTCGTAACTCGCTGTCACGCGTTTCAAGCCCCAATGTTCGCGATACCAAGACATCGCCAAGGGATTGGCGATGTTCAGGGAGAAATCACCAATGCAAGGAGCTAACGGAGACAAAGTTTCCAATTGATCGGCATTACGAACCAGAAATCCATCAGGTCGCGCTCGAATCAAAGGATCCAAAGTCCACCGTTCATTCGGTCGTGTGACACGGGCACCAGACAGCCAGATCCCCTCCGGCCAATGCCCACGCCCCATGGCAACGGCTTCACGCAAATCTCGCGGATGCTCGAGGTCTGCCACCACCGAACGAATGGGGGCCAGGGCTGCCGGCAACGCCTTCAAAGCCCTGAGCTGCTGAAGACTGCGCACGAGCACCACCAGCCCCGGCTCCTGGGGGTCCGCAGGATTTGAAGGAGTGGGAGATCCCGCTATGGGGCTGAGCATCGGGACGAGGACGTCCTGCACACACCGCGCACTGTCTTCAGTCACTTCACGATCTGCCGTCGGGGCTTCATCAGCAACGGCAAGGGTCTCAAGGGAATCCAGCAGTTGACGACGCATCCGATTCAGTTCAGCGACAGGTAAGAAGAGATCCCCTTCCAAATGCAGCTCAAGGCGCTCTAACCGCCAAGCCGTGCCACCCAGCCGTCCCAGTTGCTCAGTCAGACGCTGATGATCCAGTGGCCTTTGGCTCGCAACTTGAAGAGGCATCCCGCTTTTTACGCTGAGCCCTGCGGTGCTCGGTTGCAGTAATTCGATTGTTAGGGGCTGATTCACCGCGCCAGTTACCGACACCACCAAAGGGGTGGATACGGGCTCGACGATGCGGCGGGAGGCCCGTTGCCACTGAGCTTGCCAAGCTGGATCGCTTGTCAGCCATACCGATGCACCAGCCCTCAGCGCGTCGGTCTTAAGACGGTGAGGTCCTAGACGAAGTTTCAAGCGCTCACGACCGATCTGCTCACAGGCCATCACCCGTCCACCGATCTCGCGGGGTGGGGTTAATGGATCAGGCGACAACACCTCCAAGACAACACCTTGACCTGCCCGAATCCGCTCACGACTTCGAATTTGAAGCCAGCCGCCCCGCTCAACAGCGAGGAGTTGCCCCACCAACGGGCCTCGCTTCTTACTCCAACGCCCGTGCACCAATTGACGGTGGTTGACCCCCCCCAACCAACCGGTGGACAAACCCCGGGAAAAAGCAAGCTCCAGTTGTCGTCGAACAGCTAAAGGGTCTTCATCCTGCTGATCCAGCCGATTGCGGTAAGCCTCCGTCACAGCAGCCACATAGGTGGCGTCTTTTAAACGACCCTCAATTTTGAGACTGGCGATACCAATGCGCTGCAATTCAGGAAGCAGTTCCCAGGCGGCAAGATCCTGTGGTGAGAGCAAATAACGTTGATCTTCAAGGGAATGGGACGTGCCATCCACGACCATTTCATAGGGGAGGCGACAGGCTTGGGCGCATTCGCCACGGTTGGCACTGCGCTGCCCCAACGATTCACTCGTGAGGCACTGTCCTGAATACGCCACACATAGTGCGCCATGCACAAACACTTCCAAAGGAATCTGCAAATGCCTCTGGGTGAGCTGATTTTGAAGCCGCTCAAGATCCTGCAAGGACAGCTCACGAGCCAAGACAACCCGTTCACAACCCAAGGCAGCGGCTTGGGCCACCCCCGCGGCACTGGTGATCGACATCTGCGTCGAACCGTGCAGGGTTAATCGCGGCACCAACCGTTGGGCTAAACGGCAAAGGCCAACGTCTTGAACAATCACCGCATCGACACCGGCTTGATCTGCAGCAAGCAGCAACTGGGCCGCTGACTCCAACTCATCGGTGAACACCAGAACGTTGAAGGTAAGGAAGCCCCGCACACCGCGCTGATGCAGCCAATGCATCAATTGCGGCAGCTCTTCCACACGAAAATTTTCGGCGCGCTGTCTTGCGTTAAAAGCATCAACGCCGAAGTAAACCGCGTCGGCGCCAGATGCAACGGCCGCCTTCAGTGCAGCCCAGTCGCCAGCTGGCGATAACAGCTCAGGAAACGTCACGGAAGCGGACGGGAAAAGCGACGAGCAGCCTCAAACAGACGCAGGGCGTCCGCGGAGCCCTCATATCGCCAATGCCAAGGCTCGTACATCACCCCTTGATCGTTCCCATCAGGGAAGGAGAGCACAAAGTGATATCGAGCAGCGTGATCTTGAAGCCATCGGAAGGCTTGGGTGTTTTGAAACTGCGTGGACAAGTTGGTTTCTTGAGCCTCCCCATCGCCGAGATCGATTGCATAACCAGTGCTGTGTTCGGAATAGCCAGGGGGAGCTGAAACCTGTGCGCGCTCTTCAGGCGTTTGATTACGTTCCGATGCCACATCAAAAAAGATTGATTCCTGAAGTGCTTGAGAGCGGTACCCACTGAGCAGACGAAGATCAACACCGTCGGCAAGGGCAGCATTCATCATCGAATTCAATGCCGCTGCCGTATCAACATGCAATTCCACGCCGGGTTGAAAAACAATCAGCTCATCGGTTAGTGCCTCACGGTACGGAAAGTGACCCAACAAACGACCATCTGAATCGGGACGTTCACGGAACCCACGAATTTCAAACGGTTCACTTGGTGCCATGCCCATCAACAACTGTGGAGCCACCATCACGGCCAGAACACTTCCACCGCCAACGAAAAGACATCCCATTAGGAGACCAAGTCCACTGTTTGATTTGCGTTGACGTGGCGGTCGAGAGCGTTGGGCAACGGGAATGTCATCGCGCTCGGTGCGTCGCGCAGAGGATGGCCGAACCACAGCGCTGATGCATGTTGTTTCGATCGTAAGGGTGTAAGCCCGTGCTACCAAGACAAGTTCATTTCTCGGTAGTAGCTTTAAAAAACAGACCAGCGGAGTTTTGCTGAGATGTTGAAAGTCGCAGTGATTGGCGGAGGACCAAGTGGTTCTTGCGCGGCGGAAATTCTCGCGAAGGCTGGGATTGAAACTTGGTTGTTCGAGCGAAAACTCGACAACGCCAAACCCTGTGGTGGTGCTATTCCGCTCTGCATGGTTGAAGAATTCAACCTGCCTGATTCGATCATCGATCGAAAGGTGCGGAACATGAAAATGATTTCCCCCTCCAATCGTGAGGTGGATATTCAGCTCGATCCCCTCGGTTACGACGAGAACGCCTACATCGGCATGTGCCGAAGGGAAGTGTTTGATGCCTTCCTAAGGAACCGCGCGGCAGACCTAGGCACCACGTTGATCAATGGCCTGGTGCAAAAAATCGACACCGGCAAAAACCGTCAGGGGCCGTATTGCATTCATTACGCCGATTACAGCAGTGGCGGTCCGACAGGCGAGCCTAAAACCCTTGATGTGGATCTGATCATCGGTGCCGATGGAGCCAACTCCCGAGTGGCGAAGGCGATGGACGCCGGTGATTACAACGTGGCGATTGCCTTCCAGGAACGGATCAAACTTCCGCCTGAGGAGATGACTTATTACGAGGATCTCGCGGAGATGTACGTCGGTACAGACGTATCGCCGGACTTCTATGCCTGGGTGTTCCCGAAGTACGACCATGTGGCGGTTGGTACCGGCACGATGCAACAAAACCAAAGCCTGATTAAGGGTTTGCAGAAGGGCATCCGTGAACGCGCCACCAAACGCCTCTTCAAAGGTGAAGTGATCAAGGTTGAAGCTCACCCCATCCCAGAGCATCCGCGGCCTCGCCGCGTCGTGGGACGCATGGCGCTTGTGGGTGATGCCGCTGGATACGTCACCAAAAGTTCTGGAGAAGGGATTTACTTCGCTGCCAAAAGTGGCCGGATGTGCGCGGAAGCGATTGTTGAAATCTCCAACAACGGTGCGAACGTTCCGACGGAGAAGCAGATCAAATCCACCTACCTCAAGCGTTGGGATCGCAAATACGGCGCAACCTATGCCGTGCTCGATATTTTGCAGCGCATTTTTTATCGAAATGACGCCGCACGGGAAGCCTTCGTCGAAATGTGTGACGACAAAGATGTCCAACGCCTCACCTTTGACAGCTACCTCTACAAGCGAGTGGTGCTGATGAATCCATGGCAGCAGGTGAAGCTCACGCTTCGCACCCTTGGAAGTTTGCTTCGCGGAGAAGCACTAGCTCCTCCGGTGTACAAGCCAGTACCTTCGGCCGTCGGTCGGTCTGATGGTGATTTCCTGGCGGAAGAAGCCTCCCAACAAATCAAAGCTCAAGCAAAAGAACAGGAGAGCAAAGAAAAAGCCAAAGTGAATTAACTCCAGCTTGCCTCCAGCCTCACCGGCGAGATTCCATTGCTTTCGCCGCGGCATCCTTCAGCCGTTCGATTCCCTGCTCCAGGTTCTTGCCTGGAGCAGTTTCTTTTTTGGTGGTTGACCACACATTGATGGCGTACATCGCCGCACCGGCAATGATCAATTCCGCCACAATCGTTCCCAATGCGTTTCCCTCCAGATGAATCACGACGGGAGCTTGTTGCTGAGAGCTTGTTGCTGAGAGCCCGTTCCTGATGCGTTCTCTTGATCGGTCATTTTGAAAAAATTCAGCAGCGTCTCGATATTCGTTTAAGACACTGCTGCCAAGGAAATCGTCAACTTTGAATCAACTCGAATTGAGCGAAGACAGCCGCTTGATTGCGTAACACCCCGAGCAAATTAAGTCGGTTCGTCCGAAGGGCCGGATCATCGGCCATCACCATCACACTCTGATCACCATCAAAGAATGCCTCCAAGGCCGGTGTGGATTCCACAAGGACGTCACAAAGTTGTTGATAAGCACCACTTGCCGCAAGCGGGTTCAAGCGTTGTGTGGCATCGAACAACCCCTGCTCACTGGCCGACTCAAACAGCGCAGGGTCGACCACATCAGAGCTGGACAACACACCTGAAGGGAGATCACCCTTCTCAGCCAATCGAGAAGCCCGCTGAACGACGGCTTGCACTGCAGTTAATCGCCCCTGATCTCTCAAGCCCCGCAGCATTTGAATACGAACCCGCACATCCAGGGGATCCCACAACAGCCGTGTCGTCGAAACGGTGTCGCCAGCGACCGCCTGAACCAAATCGGCGGCGTAGCCATCGTCTTCGAGTTGCGAGGTGATGCGCTGTCGCAACAGGGCTGAGAGATCACCAACCAGTTGGGCTGTATCCACCGCGAACGCAGGGAACAGCTCTTTCCAGGCTTCAACAGCTTTGGCAAGAAAACCATTGAGATCGAGTTTCCAGCCTTGATTCCAAAGAATCAGGAGCACACCGTTCCCCGCCCGTCGCAGGGCATAAGGATCGGATGAGCCAGTGGGACGTTCCCCCTTGGCATAAATGCTGAGGAGCAATTCAAACCGCTCGGCGAGGGCCACCACGGCCCCAGCGTCGGTGCTGGGCAAATCGTCTCCCGCACCCCGCGGTAGATAGTGCTCCACCACGGCCAGCGCCACATCACGCGATTCGCCTTCCTCCAGTAGATATTTCCCACCCATCAACCCCTGAAGTTCAGGGAATTCACCCACCATCTGACTGACAAGATCGTGCTTGCACAGATGCGCCGCACGACGCGACGCCGTCGCAACTGAATCCGACAGCCCAAGGTCAGTCAATAGCTGGTCCGTGAGGCGTTCAATCCGGTCACACCGATCACGAAGACTTCCAATCCCCTCGGCAAACGTGACGCGGCTTAAAGCATCACGACGCGTTGCACTGGCCTGACGTCGATCAACCTCGAGGAAAAACTCTGCGTCGGCAAGACGAGCACCCAAGACCCGCTCATTGCCGCGGATAATCAACGCAGAAGCCTGCTCAAGACCATTCGCCACTAGCAGAAACTCAGGGCGCAGCACCGCCTCTGCCGTGAGTCGCAGCGGGTCAGGGGTAAGTCCAGGAATCTGCAACGGCACGTAGCGCTGATGCGCTTGCATCACGGTGGAAATCACCTCAGGCGGTAAGTGCAGAAATTGTTCCGCAATTTGCCCCTGCAAAATCCTGGGACCCTCGACAAGATCAACGAGTTCTTCAAACAGTCGGTCTGGGCAGTTGGCCTCCCCATTTGCGGCCTCAGCCCCTTGATCAATCGACGCTCGAATCAAACGAGATCGTTCATCACGATCCACCAGAACCCCAGCCTGTTGCAGGGTTTTGACGTATTGATCCGCCGACGCAATGCACAGCGGTTGATCGCCATGGAGACGATGGCTACGGCTGAAGCGATCACTTTGAACCACGGGATCTGCTCCAGGCATCTCCACATCGATCACGTCGTCGCCATGGAGAGCAACCAGCCAACGAATTGGTCGACTGAAGCGCTGGGTCCCCGTCCCCCATCGCATAAAGCGACGACCTTGCAATGCGTCAATCCAGGTTGGGATCAGGTCGCGAAGGAGAGACACACCGTCGCGTCCTGCCGTCAACACAGTGGCAAAGACACACGGTCCTTTGGGTGTATCGCGTTGCTCGAGCTGCGAAGCATCGATGCCGCAACGTTTGGCAAAGCCAATCGCAGCAGGGCCTGGAACACCATCTTTGAAAGCCTGAGCGACTGGAGGACCTTTTCGCTCTTCACGGAGATCTGGTTGATGGTCGTCCAGGTTGGGGACCGACACCACGAGACGGCGCGGCGTTCCAAAGATCGAAATCGATCCATGGCTCAACCGAGCTTCTGCAAGATCGTGCAGAACCCGGTCTCGGAGTTGATCGAGCGCTTGACGCGCAAAATCCGCCGGCAATTCTTCAGTGCCGATTTCAAGAAGAAACGTTGTTGTCACGACACGGACATGAGCCAATCCGACTGTATTGGAAGCCGTTTCGCTACGGTCAGTTAGTAACTCCTGATCTGAGCAAGAGAAGGCTCTGTGGACGTGGCGGAACCTCAAACCAACAGCCTCTCAAAAGCAGAGCAGCGCAAGCTCGACAGCGACCATCTGCGCGAGCCGTTGTTAACGGAACTTGGCAACGATGAGGTTCGCTTCAG carries:
- the ccsB gene encoding c-type cytochrome biogenesis protein CcsB, which encodes MLNAPFELVTGLGFAAFVLLLIALPVAFWSVSSDTRPGVVRLLVAVANLLLTAQLVLRWWQSGHFPISNLYESLCFLAWACTLTQLLVERAWPSPIVAAAATPMGLGCIAFASFALPDQLQSAAPLVPALRSSWLVMHVSVIMVSYAALLVGSLLSLAVLVMDRGEALELRSSSIGSGGFRQAVTTPQSGLLQLQSVELSTNEQLDSLSYRTITVGFLMLTVGIISGAVWANEAWGSYWSWDPKETWALICWLVYAAYLHTRLSRGWQGRRPALVAVVGLIVIAVCYIGVNLLGIGLHSYGWFF
- a CDS encoding LptF/LptG family permease, with the protein product MIRTFTRWIHKIPLLDQWLLAEIAAPLLFAIASFTVLGLSIGVMFELARRLVDGLPILVALQLLLLNIPSFLVLSLPMATLFATLLAYSKLSSNSELTALRSLGVSTTRLVVPALALSIFLTGLTFVFNDVIVPRANTQAEITLQKGLGRALATEKGKDITFNSFGKIYDPKTETSSRGLRQLFYARRFEQGEMLDVTLLDFSRADYRQMWIAERAVYNEAKAMWEFFNGQVLTLNPNGSTTRLAFDENFYPLSSGPLQVAKLPDDANDMTLSQAISAEKIESDAGNIKAARKLRVRIQEKFSFPMACIVFGLIGSSLGARPGSRTSRSQGFGVSILLILGYYALSVSFSSLGVSGILPPFFAAWLPVLISLGAGGLLLRQASR
- the lptB gene encoding LPS export ABC transporter ATP-binding protein, with translation MSLELQNVSISLGGRQLVKSVNVDLSPGEVVGLLGPNGAGKTTTFNLVIGLLRPDVGQVLLDGEEVTELSMPERARCGIGYLPQEASIFRQLTVRQNLDLALDQTDLTSKERRDRRNQLIDEFHLNDFIDRCGFQLSGGERRRCEVARALAVGRDGPQYLLLDEPFAGVDPLAVADLQSLIQSLRNRGMGILITDHNVRETLAITDRATILNDGAILASGRAEHVSNDPLVRRYYLGEDFQL
- a CDS encoding DUF309 domain-containing protein, whose amino-acid sequence is MVEGPQADPRFKKAVELFNDGEWYDAHDVFEELWHETADPHRRCLQGVLQVAVAQLHLQRDNRRGATILFGEALGRLKRPGTPDLGLDIKGLCTCVEQRLRSLQLEEDPELCTVPVLRVVD
- the typA gene encoding translational GTPase TypA, with protein sequence MSAQQKAIRNIAIIAHVDHGKTTLVDALLAQSGIFRDNEAVPTCVLDSNDLERERGITILSKNAAVTYNETRINIVDTPGHADFGGEVERVLGMVDGCLLIVDANEGPMPQTRFVLKKALEQGLRPIIFVNKIDRARVDPETAVDKVLDLFIELGADDDQCDFPYLFGSGLGGFAKPDMKTESDNMRPLFDAILRHVPPPVGDVTKPLQLQITTLDYSDFLGRIIIGRVHNGVIRKGQNASLIKDDGNLKKGRISKLLGFEGLQRVDIDEASAGDLVAVAGFDDVNIGETIACPDEPKALPLIKVDEPTLQMTFVVNDSPFAGKEGKFVTSRQIRDRLQRELLTNVALRVEDTDSPDSFAVSGRGELHLGILIETMRREGFEFQVSQPQVIFRTIDGTPCEPVETLVMDVPEAAVGSCIEKLGTRKAEMQNMETGTDGRTQLEFVVPSRGLIGFRGEFIRATRGEGIMSHSFFEYRPMCGDFDTRRNGVLIAFEEGTATFYALKNAEDRGQFFITPGTKVYKGMIIGENTRPQDMEINICKAKQVTNIRSAGADVLDTLQSPIQMTLERALEYIGPDEMLEVTPESIRLRKLPAKKMAKR